From Acidothermus cellulolyticus 11B, a single genomic window includes:
- a CDS encoding ABC transporter ATP-binding protein has protein sequence MITFDRVTFRYPETDRPVLDGVTLAIPEGELTLVVGGTGSGKSTLLRAVNGLVPHFTGGHLAGRVIVAGRDTRDHPPRELADIVGYVGQDPAAGFVTDTVEDELAYAMEWLGVPPATMRRRVEDILDLLDLSALRSRRLGDLSGGEQQRVAIGAVLTAGPRILVLDEPTSALDPPAAEEVLAVLTRLVHDLGMTVLVAEHRLERIVQYADRILLLPGDGRVVAESPAAAMAVSPLAPPVVHLARLAGWHPVPLSIRDARRHAEQLRDRLATLTAAAANGTHRSPAARSEPTAHHDGLGRPTPDPVVDVRRLTAGYDGRPALRDVTIQVDAGEIVAVMGRNGAGKTTLLAHIAGLAVPWRGDVRVCGAAPHRLSAGGLVRCVGFVPHEPSDLFYADTVAGELADLPDGLSTLQTIAPDIEPHRHPRDLSEGEQLAVALAVVLSRRPRVLALDEPTRGLDYTAKARLAALLRTLARSGTAILLATHDVELAAEVATRTVVLAEGEVVADGPTASVVTATPAFAPQVARILHPLPWLTVADVAAALAGSR, from the coding sequence GTGATCACCTTCGATCGAGTGACGTTCCGGTACCCGGAGACCGACCGGCCGGTCCTCGACGGCGTCACTCTCGCGATCCCCGAGGGAGAGCTCACCCTGGTGGTCGGCGGCACGGGGTCGGGCAAGTCGACGCTGCTGCGTGCGGTCAACGGTCTCGTCCCGCACTTCACCGGTGGGCACCTCGCCGGCCGAGTGATCGTCGCAGGGCGGGACACCAGGGATCACCCGCCCCGCGAGCTCGCCGACATCGTCGGTTACGTCGGCCAGGACCCGGCGGCCGGTTTCGTCACCGACACGGTCGAGGACGAGCTCGCCTACGCCATGGAGTGGCTAGGTGTGCCGCCGGCCACGATGCGCCGTCGGGTGGAAGACATCCTCGATCTCCTGGACCTCTCCGCGCTGCGGTCCCGCCGGCTCGGCGACCTTTCCGGCGGCGAGCAGCAACGCGTCGCCATCGGCGCCGTGCTCACGGCGGGGCCGCGGATTCTCGTCCTCGACGAGCCGACGTCGGCGCTGGACCCGCCGGCAGCCGAAGAGGTGCTGGCCGTCCTCACCCGGCTGGTGCACGACCTCGGGATGACCGTGCTGGTGGCCGAGCACCGGTTGGAACGGATCGTTCAGTACGCCGACCGCATCCTGCTCCTGCCCGGTGACGGCCGCGTCGTCGCCGAATCGCCGGCCGCGGCGATGGCCGTCTCCCCGCTGGCCCCGCCGGTCGTCCACCTGGCCCGGCTCGCCGGATGGCATCCGGTGCCCCTCTCGATCCGGGACGCCCGACGACACGCCGAACAGCTTCGCGATCGCCTCGCCACCCTGACCGCGGCTGCGGCGAACGGCACCCACCGGTCGCCGGCCGCACGCTCCGAACCGACCGCTCATCACGACGGGTTGGGACGACCCACCCCTGATCCGGTGGTCGACGTCCGGAGACTGACCGCCGGATATGACGGGAGACCGGCGCTCCGTGACGTCACGATTCAGGTGGACGCCGGTGAGATTGTCGCGGTGATGGGCCGGAACGGCGCCGGGAAAACCACGCTCCTCGCGCACATCGCCGGGCTTGCGGTGCCGTGGCGCGGGGACGTCCGAGTCTGCGGCGCAGCACCACACCGACTGTCGGCGGGCGGGCTCGTGCGGTGCGTGGGCTTCGTCCCGCATGAACCGAGCGATCTGTTCTATGCCGACACCGTCGCCGGGGAGCTGGCCGACCTCCCCGACGGCCTGTCCACCCTCCAGACCATCGCCCCTGACATCGAGCCACACCGCCATCCGCGCGACCTGTCCGAGGGTGAACAACTCGCCGTCGCCTTGGCGGTGGTCCTGTCCCGGCGGCCGCGGGTCCTCGCCCTCGACGAGCCGACCCGGGGTCTTGACTACACCGCGAAGGCACGGCTCGCCGCCCTCCTCCGAACCCTCGCCCGCTCCGGGACGGCGATCCTGCTGGCGACCCACGACGTCGAACTCGCCGCGGAGGTGGCGACCCGCACGGTCGTCCTCGCGGAGGGTGAGGTCGTGGCGGACGGCCCGACCGCGAGCGTGGTCACCGCGACACCAGCGTTCGCTCCGCAGGTGGCCCGCATTCTCCACCCGCTGCCGTGGCTAACGGTGGCGGACGTCGCCGCAGCGTTGGCAGGCAGCCGATGA
- a CDS encoding cobalt transport protein gives MSTVAPGRAGVTAANRKRAERTGPVTQPRDGLHPGAWWIWATGLAVAASRTTNPILLSLILAVTGYVAAVRAHTRLFGFFLRLATVVVALRMALAVIFTSGLPGHVVVALPQVPVPDFLVGLHIGGPVTVEALLNALYGALQFAALILAIGAAVAIADPRSLLRLLPAALYEMGVAVAVALSVAPELATAARRVRRARRLRGEPDRGLVSWVRSALPVLHGALERSINLAAAMDARGFGRRGSAPRWRRRLVTAGLVVGLLATAAASYALLTPGTPGGVGLPLAAGGALLAALAVLAGRADAVRTRYRPPQWTPASWIVAAAGSAAAAGVISAGHIDAAALNPTGYPPVLPATPGIAVAGILAAAIPVVIAHTTPDMRRTRARTGRPSREGK, from the coding sequence ATGAGCACGGTCGCACCGGGCCGAGCCGGCGTCACCGCCGCCAACCGCAAACGTGCCGAACGAACCGGGCCGGTCACCCAACCGCGTGACGGGCTCCACCCCGGGGCGTGGTGGATCTGGGCAACCGGGCTCGCGGTAGCGGCCAGCCGCACCACCAATCCGATCCTGCTCAGCCTCATCCTCGCGGTCACCGGATATGTCGCCGCCGTACGGGCCCACACCCGGCTCTTCGGGTTCTTCCTCCGCCTGGCGACGGTTGTCGTCGCACTCCGCATGGCGCTAGCCGTGATCTTCACGTCAGGCCTCCCCGGGCATGTCGTCGTGGCGCTCCCGCAGGTGCCCGTGCCCGATTTCCTCGTCGGCCTGCACATCGGCGGGCCGGTCACCGTCGAGGCGCTGCTCAACGCGTTGTACGGCGCACTCCAGTTCGCCGCGCTGATCCTCGCGATCGGTGCCGCTGTGGCGATCGCCGATCCGCGGTCGCTGCTGCGGCTGCTGCCGGCCGCGCTCTATGAGATGGGCGTAGCCGTCGCCGTCGCCCTGTCAGTGGCCCCGGAACTTGCGACGGCCGCCCGCCGAGTCCGGCGGGCCCGACGCTTGCGCGGCGAACCGGACCGCGGGTTGGTCAGCTGGGTCCGTTCGGCGCTGCCTGTCCTGCATGGTGCACTCGAGCGATCGATCAACTTGGCCGCAGCGATGGACGCCCGCGGCTTTGGCCGGCGGGGATCCGCGCCGCGGTGGCGGCGGCGGCTTGTCACCGCCGGCCTTGTCGTGGGCCTGCTCGCTACGGCCGCCGCGTCGTACGCCCTCCTCACGCCAGGCACCCCGGGCGGCGTCGGACTTCCGCTGGCCGCCGGCGGTGCGCTCCTCGCCGCCCTCGCCGTGCTCGCCGGACGGGCCGACGCCGTCCGCACCCGCTACCGGCCGCCCCAGTGGACCCCAGCCTCCTGGATCGTGGCGGCGGCCGGCTCCGCAGCCGCCGCTGGTGTGATCAGCGCCGGTCACATCGACGCAGCCGCGCTCAACCCGACGGGATATCCGCCGGTGCTGCCGGCGACGCCAGGGATCGCCGTGGCCGGCATTCTGGCCGCGGCGATCCCCGTCGTAATCGCGCATACGACGCCGGACATGCGCCGCACTCGTGCACGGACCGGCCGGCCCAGCCGGGAGGGCAAGTGA
- a CDS encoding SCO2322 family protein — translation MTGPGREAGRRRSARAAVALALWTLASLGGAAAAAVVGTAGPVRADTAYRYWAYYLAENGRWVYAQRGPAAEHPVNGEVQGWRFGVQGAVDTPLTPRVPPSQLICPSPTAPDLISVGIVIDFGTPSDAPPGETPPARVITKCVTVRQGQTGADVLVAAVGQDNVRIGSSGLICGIDGYPRSECAPAVSVSRSPVAAGTTSASASASAAPPSRTPSTGTAASTVPAATAPPTEGSRPQQSTPSEALPATGASGGAQPSATSDPSTTPSVPTTAAHPATAHTGGVDPATVIAGAAAVLLGSAGAWTAINRRRGNR, via the coding sequence ATGACGGGTCCAGGACGCGAAGCCGGCCGCCGCCGCTCCGCCAGGGCGGCGGTGGCCCTCGCGCTCTGGACACTGGCAAGCCTCGGCGGGGCCGCGGCAGCGGCCGTCGTCGGCACCGCCGGTCCGGTCCGGGCGGACACCGCCTACCGGTACTGGGCGTACTACCTCGCCGAGAACGGCAGGTGGGTGTACGCCCAGCGCGGGCCGGCCGCCGAGCATCCCGTCAACGGCGAGGTGCAGGGCTGGCGCTTCGGCGTCCAAGGCGCGGTCGACACCCCGCTGACGCCCCGCGTCCCCCCGAGTCAGCTGATCTGCCCATCGCCGACCGCGCCGGACCTCATCTCCGTCGGCATCGTCATCGACTTCGGGACGCCGTCGGATGCCCCGCCCGGGGAGACCCCTCCGGCACGTGTGATCACGAAATGCGTCACGGTACGGCAGGGGCAGACCGGCGCCGACGTCCTCGTCGCCGCCGTGGGCCAGGACAACGTACGGATCGGTTCCTCCGGGCTCATCTGCGGCATCGACGGATACCCTCGCAGCGAATGCGCACCCGCGGTCTCGGTCAGCCGGTCGCCAGTCGCGGCCGGTACGACATCGGCGTCGGCGTCGGCGTCCGCCGCCCCACCAAGTCGGACGCCGAGCACTGGGACGGCTGCATCGACCGTGCCGGCGGCAACCGCGCCGCCGACCGAGGGCAGCCGGCCGCAGCAGAGCACCCCGAGCGAGGCCCTGCCGGCGACAGGAGCCTCCGGCGGCGCGCAGCCGTCGGCAACCAGCGACCCGAGTACCACACCGTCGGTCCCGACCACGGCGGCACATCCAGCGACAGCGCATACCGGCGGCGTGGACCCGGCAACCGTGATCGCGGGAGCAGCCGCCGTCCTCCTCGGCTCGGCTGGGGCATGGACGGCGATCAATCGTCGGCGAGGCAACCGATGA
- a CDS encoding cell wall anchor domain-containing protein, with amino-acid sequence MIRTLRRAGVAAVLAAIAPLAVTAPATAASSDTGLFGSADPTYDGVYRQGLAVLGLIAAGQHPDAAAIDWLLGQQCADGAFTAYRPDPTVPCQTSKEDSNATALAAMALIAAGKTAAGTAAAHALANFQLADGGFYASAAFGTPASDANSTGLALSTFAAAGIDPTSITKNGKNGIDFLRSIQVPCTAGSGAGAFDYQPETPLAANDYATVQAVLGLLGKALPVPAATPAAAVPACVPSTDAATAAADAIGYLANRLTATHGAIPSAFGSGTDWTTTANALLDLIAAGQGAAAVQEGLAALQTNARSYITSNGTTSPGAVGTLLLVAAATGTNPRNFGGVDLVAALLATERSAPATATPTPSASASATPRPTATPATLPMTGSRVDLPVAAAGVVLLALGTALVLSARRPRRSRS; translated from the coding sequence ATGATCCGTACGCTTCGCCGTGCCGGCGTCGCAGCTGTCCTGGCCGCGATCGCCCCGCTTGCTGTCACCGCCCCTGCCACCGCCGCATCGTCCGACACGGGCCTCTTCGGCTCGGCGGACCCGACGTACGACGGCGTCTACCGGCAGGGTCTCGCCGTCCTCGGACTCATCGCCGCCGGCCAACACCCGGATGCGGCCGCCATCGACTGGCTGCTCGGCCAGCAGTGCGCGGACGGCGCCTTCACCGCGTACCGACCCGACCCGACCGTGCCGTGCCAGACGAGCAAGGAAGACTCCAACGCAACCGCGCTCGCCGCAATGGCCCTCATCGCAGCCGGCAAGACCGCTGCCGGAACAGCGGCCGCCCATGCGCTCGCCAACTTCCAGCTCGCCGACGGTGGGTTCTATGCGAGCGCCGCCTTCGGCACGCCGGCTTCAGACGCCAACTCGACGGGACTCGCCCTCAGTACCTTCGCTGCGGCCGGCATCGACCCCACGTCAATCACGAAGAACGGCAAGAACGGCATCGACTTCCTCCGCTCGATACAGGTTCCTTGTACGGCGGGGAGCGGCGCTGGTGCCTTCGACTACCAGCCGGAGACCCCGCTGGCGGCCAATGACTACGCGACGGTCCAGGCCGTCTTGGGCCTCCTCGGCAAGGCGCTTCCGGTCCCGGCCGCTACCCCGGCCGCCGCCGTACCGGCGTGTGTCCCGAGCACCGACGCCGCGACCGCGGCAGCCGACGCCATCGGCTATCTCGCGAACCGGCTCACGGCCACGCACGGCGCGATCCCGTCCGCGTTCGGCAGCGGCACCGACTGGACGACCACCGCGAACGCCCTCCTGGACTTGATCGCCGCCGGGCAGGGGGCAGCCGCAGTCCAGGAGGGGCTTGCCGCCCTGCAGACGAACGCGCGGAGCTACATCACCAGCAACGGCACGACGTCGCCCGGAGCGGTCGGCACCCTGCTCCTCGTCGCCGCCGCAACGGGTACCAACCCGCGGAACTTCGGCGGCGTTGACCTCGTCGCTGCCCTGCTCGCCACCGAACGATCAGCCCCAGCGACAGCGACCCCAACCCCGAGCGCCAGTGCCTCGGCGACCCCGCGGCCGACCGCAACCCCGGCGACCCTGCCGATGACCGGTTCGCGCGTCGACCTGCCGGTCGCCGCAGCCGGGGTGGTGCTGCTCGCATTGGGAACCGCGCTCGTCCTCAGCGCTCGTCGCCCACGCCGCAGCCGCTCGTGA
- a CDS encoding aldo/keto reductase family protein, translated as MEFRHLGRSGLMVSEIAYGNWLTHGAQIDADTAIACVHAALDAGITTFDTADVYAGTRAEEVLGKALAGVRRESYELATKVFWPTGPGPNDRGLSRKHIIESCHASLRRLRTDYLDLYQAHRYDVETPLEETLRAFDDLVRQGKVLYVGVSEWTAGQIADALRIADDMGFDRIVSNQPQYNMLWRVIEAEILPLAKKEGIGQIVFSPLAQGVLTGKYAPGQPPPPGSRATDEKGGATFISRWLRDDVLSRVQRLRPLAAEAGLDMATLALAWVLQNPLVSSAIIGASRPEQIHANVKASGVKLEKDLLARIDEILDPVIERDPKQTAQLPRRP; from the coding sequence ATGGAGTTTCGTCATCTGGGCCGCAGCGGCCTCATGGTCTCAGAGATCGCATACGGGAATTGGCTCACCCACGGCGCGCAAATCGACGCCGATACGGCAATCGCTTGTGTCCACGCCGCTCTCGACGCCGGCATCACCACGTTTGACACCGCGGACGTGTACGCCGGCACGCGCGCGGAGGAGGTCCTTGGCAAAGCGCTCGCCGGCGTCCGTCGCGAGTCCTACGAGCTGGCAACCAAAGTGTTCTGGCCGACCGGCCCGGGCCCGAATGACCGCGGCCTCTCCCGCAAACACATCATCGAAAGCTGCCACGCCTCACTGCGCCGGCTGCGCACCGACTATCTCGACCTCTACCAGGCGCATCGGTACGACGTCGAGACCCCGCTGGAAGAAACCCTGCGCGCCTTTGACGATTTGGTCCGGCAAGGCAAGGTTCTCTACGTCGGCGTGAGCGAATGGACGGCCGGTCAAATTGCCGATGCCCTGCGCATCGCCGACGACATGGGTTTCGACCGCATCGTGTCGAACCAGCCGCAGTACAACATGCTGTGGCGCGTCATCGAAGCCGAAATTCTGCCGTTGGCGAAGAAAGAGGGAATCGGCCAGATCGTCTTCTCTCCGCTTGCGCAAGGAGTCCTGACCGGAAAATACGCACCAGGTCAGCCGCCGCCGCCGGGGTCGCGGGCCACCGATGAGAAAGGCGGCGCGACGTTCATTTCCCGGTGGTTGCGCGACGATGTCCTTTCCCGGGTGCAACGCCTGCGGCCGCTGGCCGCGGAAGCGGGGTTGGATATGGCGACCCTCGCGCTCGCCTGGGTTTTGCAGAATCCCCTTGTTTCGTCCGCCATCATCGGCGCCAGCCGCCCGGAGCAAATTCACGCGAACGTCAAAGCAAGCGGCGTGAAATTAGAAAAGGACCTCCTTGCGCGGATCGATGAGATTCTCGATCCGGTCATCGAGCGCGACCCCAAGCAAACCGCGCAGCTGCCGAGACGCCCGTGA
- a CDS encoding DUF3043 domain-containing protein yields the protein MFRRSTANGTAADQPGAVPASSEATQPSSGKGRPTRKRREAEAARRVPFIERATRGSRPSRAELYARREAMRRGEESALPARDRGPVRRFARDYVDARRNLAGLFLPLGLPLIILLNVPSPLIRYFAALLLYALIFAIIFDSIFLAWAVRRAAAARFPGEPLRGLGMYAVLRAMQLRRARIPAPRVRRGEKV from the coding sequence GTGTTCCGACGGAGCACTGCGAACGGCACCGCGGCCGATCAGCCCGGTGCGGTGCCGGCGTCGTCTGAGGCAACCCAACCGAGCAGCGGCAAGGGCCGGCCGACCCGCAAGCGCCGCGAAGCCGAGGCCGCGCGGCGCGTCCCGTTCATCGAACGTGCGACGCGGGGATCGCGACCGAGCCGTGCCGAGCTTTACGCGCGGCGGGAGGCGATGCGGCGAGGCGAGGAGAGCGCGCTGCCCGCACGGGACCGGGGTCCGGTCCGGCGGTTCGCCCGGGACTACGTCGACGCCCGGCGCAACCTTGCGGGACTCTTCCTCCCGCTCGGCTTGCCGCTGATCATTCTGCTCAACGTGCCGTCGCCGCTGATTCGATACTTTGCGGCCCTCCTGCTCTACGCACTGATCTTCGCAATCATCTTCGATTCGATCTTCCTTGCCTGGGCGGTACGACGTGCCGCGGCAGCCCGCTTTCCTGGAGAGCCGCTTCGCGGGCTCGGCATGTACGCCGTCCTGCGCGCCATGCAGCTGCGCCGTGCCCGGATCCCGGCGCCACGGGTCCGCCGCGGCGAGAAGGTCTAG
- a CDS encoding PspA/IM30 family protein, whose amino-acid sequence MAGLMKRMSLIFRAKANKVLDRAEDPRETLDYSYTKQLELLQKVRRGVADVTTSRKRLELQAQQLQQQVEKLDNQARAALAQGREDLAREALTRKSALQNQIADLQAQHANLQAEEEKLTLAAQRLQAKVDAFRLKKETIKATYTAAEAQTRIGEAFSGISEEMGDVGLAIQRAEDKTQAMQARASAIDELLASGALEDVTGTTKDDIQAELDRMASTNQVELELARMKNELSAGKPTPALGAGSGGEAGSASPAASETEGSV is encoded by the coding sequence ATGGCTGGGTTGATGAAGCGTATGTCGCTCATCTTTCGGGCCAAAGCGAATAAGGTCTTGGACCGCGCGGAGGATCCCCGGGAAACGCTTGACTACAGCTACACCAAGCAGTTGGAGCTGCTGCAGAAAGTACGGCGCGGCGTCGCTGATGTCACCACCTCGCGGAAACGCCTCGAATTGCAAGCACAGCAGCTGCAGCAGCAGGTCGAGAAACTGGACAACCAGGCGCGGGCCGCTCTTGCGCAGGGTCGGGAAGACCTCGCGCGGGAGGCGCTGACCCGCAAGTCCGCGCTGCAGAACCAGATTGCGGATCTGCAGGCGCAGCACGCCAATCTGCAGGCGGAGGAAGAAAAACTCACCCTTGCCGCGCAACGACTCCAAGCGAAGGTCGATGCCTTCCGGCTGAAGAAGGAAACGATCAAGGCGACGTACACGGCGGCCGAGGCACAGACGCGGATCGGGGAGGCCTTCTCCGGAATTTCCGAGGAAATGGGCGACGTCGGTCTGGCGATTCAGCGTGCGGAAGACAAGACGCAGGCGATGCAGGCTCGGGCCAGTGCGATCGACGAGCTGCTCGCTTCCGGCGCCCTGGAGGACGTGACGGGTACGACCAAGGACGACATCCAAGCCGAGCTGGACCGGATGGCTTCCACCAACCAGGTGGAGTTGGAACTCGCCCGTATGAAGAACGAACTCTCCGCCGGGAAGCCGACGCCGGCGCTGGGTGCGGGCAGCGGGGGCGAGGCCGGATCGGCGTCCCCGGCTGCAAGTGAAACCGAGGGGTCGGTGTGA
- the pspAA gene encoding PspA-associated protein PspAA — translation MIIRLLGQGQFDVSEETVAALNELDAALQAAVDRGDELAFRQALGEMLVLVQERGHRLPDDYLGPSDLVLPPADATVEEVRALLGEEGLIPG, via the coding sequence GTGATTATCCGGTTGCTGGGGCAAGGCCAATTCGACGTCTCTGAGGAGACGGTCGCGGCGCTCAACGAGCTGGACGCCGCCTTGCAAGCCGCCGTAGATCGCGGCGACGAATTGGCTTTTCGGCAGGCGCTGGGCGAGATGCTTGTTCTGGTTCAAGAGCGCGGACACCGGCTGCCCGACGATTATCTAGGCCCGTCGGACTTGGTGCTTCCGCCTGCGGACGCGACGGTGGAGGAGGTGCGGGCACTTCTTGGCGAGGAGGGTCTCATCCCTGGATGA
- the htpX gene encoding zinc metalloprotease HtpX has protein sequence MARTRIAPDRGLVTRMAVVMFLLGLLYVAFVAALVALQISITFIVIVVGGFFLLQYYASDRIALFAMNGRIVTEQEAPELHAIVDRLCALSGAPKPKVAIADTDIPNAFATGRSPKHAVVCATTGLLRRLDPEEIEGVLAHEMSHVAHKDVAVMTIASFLGILAGMISRWAFYAGLFSGYERRGRDQNGAAAGLIFVFIMLISMLVYAISFLLIRALSRYRELSADRSGALLTGRPSALASALQKVTGAMARIPTRDLRHAEAFNAFFFTPALAEGFSLSTLFSTHPPLEKRLAQLAKLSRELGEM, from the coding sequence ATGGCTCGAACGCGTATTGCTCCCGACCGCGGCCTGGTCACCCGGATGGCCGTCGTCATGTTTCTGCTTGGGCTGCTCTACGTGGCTTTCGTCGCCGCGCTGGTCGCCCTGCAGATTTCCATCACGTTCATTGTCATCGTCGTCGGCGGCTTCTTCCTGCTGCAGTACTACGCATCCGACCGTATCGCTCTCTTTGCCATGAACGGCCGGATCGTGACGGAGCAGGAAGCGCCGGAATTGCACGCCATCGTCGACCGGCTCTGTGCGCTCTCCGGTGCGCCCAAGCCGAAAGTGGCGATCGCTGACACCGACATCCCCAACGCTTTCGCCACCGGCCGGAGTCCCAAGCATGCGGTGGTGTGTGCCACGACGGGTCTCCTGCGCCGTCTGGACCCTGAGGAGATCGAAGGCGTGCTCGCGCATGAGATGTCCCACGTGGCGCACAAGGACGTCGCGGTCATGACGATCGCGTCGTTTCTCGGCATCCTCGCCGGCATGATCAGCCGGTGGGCGTTTTATGCGGGGCTGTTCAGCGGATATGAACGCCGGGGCCGTGACCAGAACGGCGCCGCGGCCGGCCTGATCTTCGTGTTCATCATGTTGATCTCGATGCTGGTGTATGCGATCAGCTTCCTGCTGATTCGGGCGCTCTCCCGGTACCGGGAGCTCTCGGCCGACCGCTCCGGAGCGCTCCTCACCGGCCGGCCGAGTGCGCTGGCCAGCGCTCTGCAGAAGGTGACCGGCGCGATGGCCCGCATCCCCACCCGTGACCTGCGGCACGCCGAGGCGTTCAACGCTTTCTTCTTCACCCCGGCGCTCGCGGAGGGCTTCTCCCTCTCCACCCTGTTCTCGACGCACCCTCCGCTGGAGAAGCGCCTCGCCCAACTGGCGAAGCTCTCCCGCGAGCTCGGCGAGATGTAG
- the pspAB gene encoding PspA-associated protein PspAB → MGLLDVLLGRSKPARPDLDDLFGLPAAALTLQAAIGFTPTGLGSVAYKPVEGAAFARTEADVQELLDADQGPKVEASKDEFGYTWLLIRHDPADLPGLVTDIHAVNSTLQAAGFGPALLCSLVSFAHADGRRFALIYLYKRGTFYPFAPLPGSGQRRDNQLELQIASLLENDVKMEKDLERWFPVWGAPGL, encoded by the coding sequence GTGGGCTTATTGGACGTGCTCCTCGGCCGGTCGAAGCCGGCCCGCCCGGACCTTGACGATCTGTTCGGCCTGCCGGCTGCCGCACTGACGCTTCAAGCAGCGATCGGCTTTACTCCGACCGGTCTTGGTTCGGTGGCGTACAAGCCGGTCGAGGGCGCCGCCTTCGCTCGTACCGAAGCGGACGTTCAAGAACTCCTGGACGCTGATCAAGGTCCGAAGGTCGAGGCCAGCAAGGACGAATTCGGCTACACCTGGCTGCTGATCCGCCACGACCCGGCGGACCTGCCCGGCCTGGTCACCGACATCCATGCGGTCAATTCGACCCTGCAGGCTGCCGGTTTCGGGCCAGCGTTGCTGTGTTCCCTAGTGTCGTTCGCCCACGCCGATGGACGGCGTTTCGCCCTCATCTACCTGTACAAGCGGGGCACGTTCTACCCGTTCGCTCCGCTGCCCGGATCCGGTCAGCGCAGGGACAACCAGCTCGAGCTGCAGATCGCGAGCCTCTTGGAGAACGACGTGAAAATGGAGAAAGATCTGGAACGATGGTTTCCGGTCTGGGGCGCTCCCGGCCTGTGA
- the erpA gene encoding iron-sulfur cluster insertion protein ErpA, with protein sequence MTVRSEATAQGVILTDKAAAKVRALLEQEGRTDLSLRVAVQPGGCSGLRYQLYFDDRSIEGDLVQEFGGVNVVVDRMSAPYLAGATIDFVDTIEKQGFTIDNPNATGSCACGDSFH encoded by the coding sequence ATGACGGTACGCAGTGAGGCTACAGCGCAGGGGGTCATCCTTACCGACAAGGCGGCGGCGAAGGTGCGCGCCCTGCTCGAGCAGGAGGGTCGCACCGATCTCTCGCTCCGGGTCGCCGTCCAGCCCGGTGGCTGCTCGGGATTGCGTTACCAGCTGTACTTCGACGATCGCAGCATCGAGGGCGATCTCGTGCAGGAATTCGGCGGCGTGAACGTGGTGGTCGACCGGATGAGCGCGCCGTACCTCGCCGGGGCGACGATTGATTTCGTCGACACCATCGAGAAGCAGGGCTTCACCATCGACAATCCCAACGCCACCGGCTCCTGCGCGTGCGGCGACTCCTTCCACTGA
- a CDS encoding carbohydrate kinase family protein — MRIAVTGSIATDQLMFYPGRFTDDFIADHFERVSVSFLVDRMEIRRGGVAANICYGMAALGLRPALVGAAGADFADYRSWLDRHGVDTASVHVFELFHTARFMCTTDAAQNQIASFYPGAMTQARTIELAPVAERLGGLDWVVISPNDPEAMQRHTAECRNRGYRFVADPSQQVANMDGAELRELVTGAALLFCNAYEKALLERKTGWTDAEVLHRVGVRVTTLGAHGAVVESPDAPPIRVPAVPPHELVDPTGVGDAFRAGFLSGMCWGLGWERCAQLGSLLATYALETVGTQEYEVKPEHFIDRFAAAFGPAAAAEVAPRLGVTDPDSGGPAGGRQR; from the coding sequence GTGCGGATCGCGGTCACCGGCTCCATTGCGACCGACCAATTGATGTTCTATCCCGGTCGGTTCACCGATGACTTCATTGCCGATCACTTTGAACGGGTCTCTGTCTCGTTCCTCGTCGACCGGATGGAAATTCGCCGGGGCGGCGTGGCGGCGAACATTTGCTATGGCATGGCCGCCCTCGGGCTGCGACCTGCGCTCGTGGGGGCGGCCGGCGCTGATTTCGCTGACTACCGGTCGTGGCTTGACCGGCACGGCGTTGACACCGCATCCGTGCACGTGTTCGAGCTGTTCCACACCGCTCGGTTCATGTGCACGACGGACGCTGCGCAGAATCAGATCGCGTCGTTCTACCCGGGTGCGATGACGCAAGCGCGCACGATCGAGCTTGCTCCGGTGGCGGAGCGGCTCGGCGGACTCGACTGGGTGGTCATCAGCCCGAATGATCCCGAGGCGATGCAGCGGCACACGGCGGAGTGCCGGAATCGGGGATACCGGTTCGTTGCGGATCCCTCCCAGCAGGTGGCCAACATGGACGGCGCCGAGCTCCGGGAGCTCGTCACCGGTGCGGCGCTCTTGTTCTGCAATGCGTACGAGAAGGCGCTGCTGGAGCGGAAGACGGGCTGGACCGATGCCGAGGTGCTCCACCGGGTCGGCGTCCGCGTCACCACCCTCGGCGCGCACGGTGCCGTCGTCGAATCCCCGGACGCGCCCCCGATCCGGGTGCCGGCTGTGCCGCCGCACGAGCTCGTCGACCCGACCGGCGTCGGTGATGCGTTCCGCGCCGGTTTCCTGTCCGGGATGTGCTGGGGGTTGGGTTGGGAGCGCTGCGCGCAACTCGGTTCGCTGCTTGCGACGTACGCCTTGGAGACGGTGGGCACGCAGGAGTACGAGGTCAAACCTGAGCACTTCATCGACCGATTCGCGGCGGCGTTCGGGCCGGCTGCGGCCGCGGAGGTCGCACCCCGGCTGGGCGTCACCGACCCGGACAGCGGCGGGCCGGCCGGCGGGAGGCAGCGGTAG